The segment AGGAGGGCTCGGACGACTGGGAGCCGGGCCCCACCTGGTCCGCGCACAACGCCGCCCACGGCTGGACCGCCGACCACCGCTACGGCGATCTGCGCTCGCCCATCGGGGTCTACTCCCTCACCGACGCGGGCGGCCTGCTGGCCCCGCCCGAGGGCACCAAGCTCCCCTACGACCGCAACGGCAGCTTCGTCGCCGACGGCACCGGCGTCGAGGGCGAGCCGCTGGCCGGCGCCTTCGACTACGTCATCGCCATCAACTACAACCGCGAGTCGGGGACCTCTCCCCTGGACCAGCAGCGCCCGTGGGGCGCCGCCAAGGGCGGCGGCGTCTGGCTGCACGTCGACCACGACGGCCCCACCCAGGGCTGCATCAGCCTCAAGCCGAAGGTGATGCGGGAACTGCTGCGCACCCTCGACCCCGACCTGCACCCGGTCATCGTGATGGGACCGGCCGATTACTGAGCAGCCGACGGGCCGGCCGCACCCCACGGGGCCGCAGGACGCACTCACCGACGTCCTCGGCCTCCGGGTCGGCCACGCCCAGCGCATCGGTGACGGCTACCTGACCGGCACCACCGTCGTCCTGGCCCCCGAGGGCGGCGCCGTCGCGGCCGTCGACGTACGCGGTGGCGGCCCCGGCACCCGGGAGACCGACGCGCTGGACCCGCGCAACCTCGTCCAGCGCGTCGAGGCACTGGTGCTGACCGGCGGCAGCGCCTTCGGTCTTGACGCCGCGTCCGGTGTCGCCGCGTGGCTGGAGGACCAGGGCCGGGGCTTCCGCGTCGGCCCGGACCCCGCCCAGGTCGTCCCGGTCGTCCCGGCAGCGGCCCTCTTCGACCTGGGCCGCGGCGGCAACTGGCGGGCCCGCCCCGACGCCGCCCTGGGCCGGGAAGCGGCCGCCGCCGCAGCGGCCACCGAGCCCGGCGCCCCGGTCGCCCGGGGCAACACGGGCGCCGGCACGGGCGCGGTAGCGGGCGGCCTCAAGGGCGGCACCGGCACCGCGAGCGCCGTCCTCCCCTCGGGCGCCACCGTCGCCGCCCTGGCCGCCGTCAACGCCGCGGGCTCCGTCACCGACCCACGCACCGGCGCCCTCTACGGCCATCTGTACGAGGACCCCACCGCCCTGCCGCCCCCCGAGGTGCACGCCGCCGCCCTGCGCCGCCTGGCCGAGGCCCGGGAAACCTCCCTGACCCGTTCGGCGGCATCCGTCGGCCCCCCGCTCAACACCACCCTCGCCGTGGTCGCCACCGACGCCACCCTCACCCGCGCCCAGGCCCACAAACTCGCCGGCACCGCCCACGACGGCCTGGCCCGCGCCCTCCGCCCCGTCCATCTCCTCTCCGACGGCGACACGGTCTTCGCCCTGTCCACCGCCACCCGCCCCCTCACCCCCGAAGACCCCCGCACCGACCCCGCCTTCGGCATCCACACCGAAGCCGGCGCCCTGAACGAGATCCTCGCCACCGGCGCGGACGTCCTGACCCGCGCCGTGGTCAACGCCGCCCTGGCAGCAGAAACGGTGCGCGGCCCCGGCGGCATCTTCCCGTCCTACCGCGACCTGTACGGAACGGCCTGACGGGCACCGACGGCCGACCGGCCACAAGAACCCCCACCCGCACGCCGTAACGACAACCGCACGGCGGGACAGCCGCCCACCCCGCCCAGGCGTGACAACAACCGGGCCGGGCCGGGCCGCGACAACAACGGACACGATGGACGAGCCCCATCCGTCAGCACCCCCACACACACGGCCCACCCCACGCCTCCCGGAAAACCTCAAACCCCGACCGCCCCCAACACCGACCCCGCCGCATACGTCACCCCCATCGCCACCACCCCGCCCCCCACATTCCGCAACACCGCCCGCCCCACCGGCGCAAACCCCATCCGCGCACTGCTCCACCCGCACAACCCCAGCGCCGCAACCACGGCAACCACCGTGATCCACAACCGGTACGCGGCCGGCGGCAGCACAATCGCCAGCAACGGCAGCAACGCCCCCACCGTGAAGGCGAGAAAGCTCGCCCCCGCCGCATGCCACGGATTGGTGAGTGCGTCGGGATCGATGCCCAACTCCACCTCGGCATGGGCCCGCAGCGCATCGTGCTCGGTGAGCTGCTCGGCCACCTCCCGGGCGAGCTGCGCATCCAGCCCCTTGCCCTCCAACATCTGCGTCAGCTCGATGAGTTCCGCCTGCGGCTCGGTCGCCAGCTCCCGCTTCTCCTGCGCCAGCGCGGCCTTCTCCGAATCGCGCTGAGTGGAGACCGAGACATACTCACCGGCCGCCATCGACAGGGAACCGGCCAGCAGCCCCGCCAGCCCCGCCGTCAGCAACGCACCCCGTTCGTCGGTGGCTCCGGCGACCCCGACGACGAGCCCGGCGGTGGAGACGATGCCGTCGTTGGCCCCGAGGACCGCCGCCCGCAGCCAGTTGAGCCGGCTGCCGAGTCCGCCGCCGTGCGCCTCGTCGTGGTCCGGTGTCTGCAAGGTCATCGGCCGAGCGTCTCACCCGTACCGGCCGAGCCCCGCTCGACGCCCCCGCGCCGCCCCGGAATGGCCGGTGGTAGAAACGGCTTATGTCCGCACCGCCCCCCTCACCGCCCCCCTCACCGCCTCCCCCGCCGCCACCGCCCACGCTCGTCCAGCCGGCCCCCCGCAAGCCGGCGCCTCGTCGCCGACTGTGGTGGCACCGGCTGATATTCGGGCTCTGGTACCGCCCGGTGGAGGTGCTGGACGAGGCGCGGGACCGCAGCGCCTGGGGTGCGGCGGTGCTGCTGTCGCTGATCAGCGGCGCCATCGGGGTGCTGTCGGTGGACGCGTTCCACACCCAGTGGGCCGTCGACCACACCGCGGGCCTCCAGCTCATCGGGCTGGCCGAGGCGGGGGTGCTGGCCGCCAGCTTCGTGCTGGGCGCGGTCGCCCATGCGATCGCCCGCACGCTGGGCGGCATAGGCCGCTTCGCGCCGACCGCGAGCCTGTTCATCGTGCTCTTCTGGGTGACGGATCTGCCGCGGCTGGCGATCGCCGCCTGGCTGCCGACCGACGCCACCTTCGTCCAGGCCGCGACCTGGACGACCTGGGGCTTCGGCTATGTCCTCGCGATATTGCTCATACGGGGCCAGCACCATCTGTCGACGTGGAAGTCGGCGGCCGCGGTCTCCGTACAGATGCTGGCCGCCCTGGCCCTGCTGCGGCTGGGCCCGGTCCGCTGAACCCGGGGCCGGCCCACGCGGCCGGCCCCTCCACCCGGTCGCCCACGGCGGGCGCAAGAGCTACGACCGGCTCGAAGACGACCGGCTCAACTACCGCCGTCGCGACCACGACCGGGCGCCACTACAGCCGACGCCCTGCAACCGGCTCAACTACGGCTGCTGAGCTGCCGTACGAGCCCCTCGAAGGCCGCCCGCTCGGCGGCGCTCAGCTCCACGCACTCCGACGGCGGCCCGCCCGGCCCGGTCTGCCGCGGCACCGATCCGAGCAGCTCCGGCTGTGCGGGCAGCCCCGTCCCGGGCAGCCCCTCCGGCCCGGGTGCGGCGAACGAGCCACCCGGTGCGAAGCGTCCCCGCGACGCGTACCGCGCCCGCATCTCCCGCTGGTCCCGCCGCAGGGCGGCCTCGTACCGGCCCCGTCGCAGCAGTCTGGTGATCCCGATGGCCCAGA is part of the Streptomyces platensis genome and harbors:
- a CDS encoding P1 family peptidase produces the protein MTEQPTGRPHPTGPQDALTDVLGLRVGHAQRIGDGYLTGTTVVLAPEGGAVAAVDVRGGGPGTRETDALDPRNLVQRVEALVLTGGSAFGLDAASGVAAWLEDQGRGFRVGPDPAQVVPVVPAAALFDLGRGGNWRARPDAALGREAAAAAAATEPGAPVARGNTGAGTGAVAGGLKGGTGTASAVLPSGATVAALAAVNAAGSVTDPRTGALYGHLYEDPTALPPPEVHAAALRRLAEARETSLTRSAASVGPPLNTTLAVVATDATLTRAQAHKLAGTAHDGLARALRPVHLLSDGDTVFALSTATRPLTPEDPRTDPAFGIHTEAGALNEILATGADVLTRAVVNAALAAETVRGPGGIFPSYRDLYGTA
- a CDS encoding VIT1/CCC1 transporter family protein; the encoded protein is MTLQTPDHDEAHGGGLGSRLNWLRAAVLGANDGIVSTAGLVVGVAGATDERGALLTAGLAGLLAGSLSMAAGEYVSVSTQRDSEKAALAQEKRELATEPQAELIELTQMLEGKGLDAQLAREVAEQLTEHDALRAHAEVELGIDPDALTNPWHAAGASFLAFTVGALLPLLAIVLPPAAYRLWITVVAVVAALGLCGWSSARMGFAPVGRAVLRNVGGGVVAMGVTYAAGSVLGAVGV
- a CDS encoding L,D-transpeptidase family protein translates to MARHAQSRAPRTRLSRRSKAVSGLALSTLVGTALWAWPASGDDHNNGTDAKSTMSTTASGPDTPRTPVSAPKTAPNAAPNAPAGRPIPGLSDAARKRIPADSRQVLVVTGKDMDSFQSRVVLYTREEGSDDWEPGPTWSAHNAAHGWTADHRYGDLRSPIGVYSLTDAGGLLAPPEGTKLPYDRNGSFVADGTGVEGEPLAGAFDYVIAINYNRESGTSPLDQQRPWGAAKGGGVWLHVDHDGPTQGCISLKPKVMRELLRTLDPDLHPVIVMGPADY
- a CDS encoding YIP1 family protein translates to MSAPPPSPPPSPPPPPPPPTLVQPAPRKPAPRRRLWWHRLIFGLWYRPVEVLDEARDRSAWGAAVLLSLISGAIGVLSVDAFHTQWAVDHTAGLQLIGLAEAGVLAASFVLGAVAHAIARTLGGIGRFAPTASLFIVLFWVTDLPRLAIAAWLPTDATFVQAATWTTWGFGYVLAILLIRGQHHLSTWKSAAAVSVQMLAALALLRLGPVR